A stretch of DNA from Methylosinus sp. LW4:
ATTTGCTCGCGACATTGACGATCAGCAGCGCCTGGCCGGCCCAATCGGCGAGGCTCACGCTTTCGCCGTTCAAGCGACGCGCTTCGAAATCATGGACGCGATTCTCGCGGACAGGGCTCATGGCCGAGGCGACCTCTCGACATATTCGCCTCGATCGCGGCGCGCGAGGGGCTCCCCGAAACCGCCGCTGAACGGCGGATCGGCGGAGCCACTCGGCCAATATGGCGCAGACTCGCGCTTTCGTCACCGCGCCCGCCGGCATCTAGAGCCGATGGCGGGCGCTTTCCGCCTCTCAGGCCTCGGCGAGCAGGGCGTGAATGTCGGGCTCCATCTGGCGCGGCGTGTTGGTGGCCTGGAAGCGCTTCACCACATTGCCCTTGCGGTCGATGAGGAATTTGGTGAAGTTCCACTTCACGTCTTCCGCCGGACCCGGGTCCTTCTCCTTCAGCAGCTTGTAGAGCGGGTGCTGATTTTCGCCATTCACCTCGATCTTGCTGAACAGCGGGAAGGTCACGATGAAGCGGGTGGAGCAGAAGGTCTTGATCTCCTCGTCCGTTCCCGGCTCCTGATTGCTGAACTGGTTGCAAGGGAAGCCGAGAATGACGAACCCCTTGTCGCGGTTCTCGTTCCAGATCGCCTCGAGGCCATTGTATTGCAGCGTGAAGCCGCATCGGCTCGCCACATTGACGATCAGGATCACCTTGCCGGCGTAGTCGCCGATCTTGACGGTTTCGCCGTCGATCGTGCGCGCTTCGATATCATAGAGCTCGGACATGACTGAGAAGGTCTCCGTTCTGCGCGCCGGCGCCCGAGAGCGCGCGGTGCATTCTGGGCCGCAGAATGGCCGCGCGCGCTTTTTTGGGCAAGCCGGGAAACGCCTAAATTCGCGGCGCCTTCGCCTCTTCAGGCGGCGTCGACATTCTCGTCCATCTCCTCGCCGAGCCCGTACTCCTTCATTTTGCGGTAGAGCGTCGAGCGGCCTATGCCCAGACGACGCGCAATCTCCGACATCTGCCCGCGATAATGGACGAGGGCGAATTTGATGACCTCGGCCTCCAGCTCCTCGAGACGGCGCATGTCGCCATGCGGGCCGAGAAGCGCCATCACATTGGGATCGCGAATCTCGACGCGCACGATCTCCCGCTCCGGCGCGGGGCCGGCCGAGACGGGCGCGGGCGCCGGCGGCACGCGGGCGGAAAAGCCCTCCACATGGGCGGCGATCTGCGGGAACTCGTTGACCGTCAGCTCGTCGCCGTCGGCCAGCACCACGGCGCGGAAGACGGCGTTCTCGAGCTGGCGGACATTGCCCGGCCAGTCGTAGCTCGCCAGCAGCGTCGTCGCCTCATGCGATATGCCGCGCAGGCGCTTGTTCTCCTCCGCCGCGAAGCGGATGGCGAAGCGGCGCGCCAGATCGCCGATATCGTCGCGGCGCGCGCGCAGCGGCGGAATGGTGATGGGGAAGACGTTGAGCCGGTAGAACAGATCCTCGCGGAACTGGCCGCGCTTCACCTGCTCGATCAGATTCTGATTCGTCGCCGAGATGAGGCGAATGTCGACCCGCACCGGACGCTTGGCGCCGACGGGATCGATCTCCCCCTCCTGCAGGGCGCGCAGCAGCTTCACCTGCGTCTCCAGCGGCAATTCGCCGATCTCGTCGAGGAAGAGCGTGCCGCCATTGGCCTCGAGGAATTTGCCCGCATGCTTCTCGGTCGCGCCGGTGAAGGCTCCCTTCTCATGGCCGAAGAGAATGGATTCGACGAGATTGGCCGGCAGCGCCCCGCAATTGACCGTGACGAAGGCCTTGCCGCGGCGATCCGAGCCGCCCTGAATGGCGCGCGCGACGATCTCCTTGCCGACGCCCGACTCGCCCTCGATGAGCACGGGAATATTGGAATGGGCGGCGCGCTCGCCGAGGCGAATGACGCGCGCCATCTCCTCGCTGCGCGAGACCAGATCGCGGAAGGTCAGCGCGCCGTCCCTGCGGCGATTGACGCGGCGCAGTTCGCCCGCCAGCGCGTCGGCCGACAACGCATTCTTGATGGAGACCTGCAGACGCTCGGCGCCGACCGGCTTCACGACGAAATCATGCGCGCCGGCGCGCATGGCCGAGATCACCGTCTCTATGGAGCCATTCGCCGTCTGCACGATGACGGGCACGTCGATCTTGAGGTCGCGCAGGCGCGTCAGCACGCCCATGC
This window harbors:
- a CDS encoding glutathione peroxidase, which produces MSELYDIEARTIDGETVKIGDYAGKVILIVNVASRCGFTLQYNGLEAIWNENRDKGFVILGFPCNQFSNQEPGTDEEIKTFCSTRFIVTFPLFSKIEVNGENQHPLYKLLKEKDPGPAEDVKWNFTKFLIDRKGNVVKRFQATNTPRQMEPDIHALLAEA
- a CDS encoding sigma-54-dependent transcriptional regulator, whose product is MTSTILIADDDPVQRRLLEASARRFGYEVETVEGGEQALARLTQNGATPVDLLILDLVMPDLDGMGVLTRLRDLKIDVPVIVQTANGSIETVISAMRAGAHDFVVKPVGAERLQVSIKNALSADALAGELRRVNRRRDGALTFRDLVSRSEEMARVIRLGERAAHSNIPVLIEGESGVGKEIVARAIQGGSDRRGKAFVTVNCGALPANLVESILFGHEKGAFTGATEKHAGKFLEANGGTLFLDEIGELPLETQVKLLRALQEGEIDPVGAKRPVRVDIRLISATNQNLIEQVKRGQFREDLFYRLNVFPITIPPLRARRDDIGDLARRFAIRFAAEENKRLRGISHEATTLLASYDWPGNVRQLENAVFRAVVLADGDELTVNEFPQIAAHVEGFSARVPPAPAPVSAGPAPEREIVRVEIRDPNVMALLGPHGDMRRLEELEAEVIKFALVHYRGQMSEIARRLGIGRSTLYRKMKEYGLGEEMDENVDAA